CGCCCGTCTAGACGAAGCCACGGCTGACGCCGTTGCGGAGGCGGCGAAGACTGCCCACAGGGCGTTGGGCCTGCGCCATCTCTCACGAATCGATCTGATCGTGGATGCCAGCGGCATACCGTGGTTCCTTGAGGCGAACGTACTTCCGGGCCTTACCGAGACCTCGATCGTGCCGCAGGCGATCGCTGCTTCAGGCCGCAACCACGGGGAGGTTTACGCCACTCTTGCCGACGCCGCAATCAAGGAAGGTTGATCGGCTGAGGTTTCACGTGAAACGGACTCGGGACTTGCTCGAATACTCTGACTCGCCGATTTCTTCCAGAATGCGGTTCAGATCCTGGATCGTGGCGAAGTCCACCACAATCTGACCTTTCCGCGGGCCGAGGGTGATCTTGACGCGAGTGTTCAGGCGGTCGCCGAGTTTCTGAGCGACCTCATCCAGATGACCGCGATGCCTCCCGGGTTTCACCGCCGTGCGAACAGTCTTGGGCGCTTTGCTCGCCACTGCTTCAGCTGCGCGAACGGAAAGATCCTCGTTGACGATCTTGTCGGCTAAGTGGACCATTCCGGTTTGGTCATCACCGAGCGAGAGAATCGCGCGTGCGTGCCCCGCTGAAAGGACGCCCGCCGCAACGCGCGTCTGCACAGTTGCCGGAAGCTTAAGTAACCGGATCGTGTTTGTGATCTGAGGTCGCGAGCGACCGATCCGCGTGGCCAGCTCCTCCTGTGTGATGCCAAAATCAGCGAGAAGCTGCTGATACGCAGATGCTTCTTCCAGTGGATTGAGT
This genomic window from Leifsonia xyli subsp. cynodontis DSM 46306 contains:
- a CDS encoding ParB/RepB/Spo0J family partition protein codes for the protein MAAKRTGLGRGIGALIPTTDQSARPVDVFFPEPSDTVTEALVAVPGARLANLSPIDIVPNPSQPRVEFDRDELDELVASIREVGVLQPVVVRPLRNQAGTYELIMGERRLRATKELGLDSIPAIVKDTADEAMLRDALLENLHRSQLNPLEEASAYQQLLADFGITQEELATRIGRSRPQITNTIRLLKLPATVQTRVAAGVLSAGHARAILSLGDDQTGMVHLADKIVNEDLSVRAAEAVASKAPKTVRTAVKPGRHRGHLDEVAQKLGDRLNTRVKITLGPRKGQIVVDFATIQDLNRILEEIGESEYSSKSRVRFT